The genomic segment GAGTGCATTTTTAGAGAAATAGAGAAGGATGGGCTTTGAAAAGCTCGTGAAGGAGTAACCATGGCAGTAGTAACCATGAAAAACCTGCTTGAATCCGGTGTTCACTTCGGACATCAGGTAAAACGCTGGGATCCGCGGATGAAGAAATACATTTTTGCGGAACGGAACGGTATCCACATTATCGATTTGCAGAAAACTATCACTGCAATCCGCGAAGCTTATGAGGCGGTACGGAAGACAACCGCAGCAGGAAAATCGGTCTTATTTGTCGGAACTAAAAAACAAGTACAGCAAACCATTGCAAAAGAAGCTGAACGCTGCGGAATGTTCTATGTTAACAACCGCTGGCTCGGCGGAATGTTGACAAACTTTTCTACCATTAAGAAAAGCCTCGCTCGTCTCAAGAAAATCGAAAAAATGGAAAATGACGGCACCTTTGACAGCCTTACCAAAAAAGAAGTCGCAGTGCTGCAGAAAGAAAAAGCTAAGCTCGAAAAGAACCTTGGCGGTATCAAAGAGATGAAAGACCTGCCGGGTATCATCTTTATCATCGATACACGGAAAGAAACTATCGCAATCAGCGAAGCCCGCCGTATGGGAATTCCGATTGTTGCAGTAGTTGATACAAACTGTAACCCTGAAGGG from the Treponema medium genome contains:
- the rpsB gene encoding 30S ribosomal protein S2 — encoded protein: MAVVTMKNLLESGVHFGHQVKRWDPRMKKYIFAERNGIHIIDLQKTITAIREAYEAVRKTTAAGKSVLFVGTKKQVQQTIAKEAERCGMFYVNNRWLGGMLTNFSTIKKSLARLKKIEKMENDGTFDSLTKKEVAVLQKEKAKLEKNLGGIKEMKDLPGIIFIIDTRKETIAISEARRMGIPIVAVVDTNCNPEGIDYPIPGNDDAIRSISLFTQIIANAVIEADNESGLKIIENLQDGDEGFSDSNIDPYQDREDEEITDYSNYTPSEKQETNEDADDSSSSLIDEDELYGDR